The Thermincola ferriacetica genome window below encodes:
- a CDS encoding ferritin-like domain-containing protein — protein MFPYHYPTDHRSLFDNFGKFLRDVEKAANDEAQAALFYTQLMDMAEKEFDKEQIKHARDDERKHLCQLRRLYYSLTGRYPAVEEPVPTETTYKAGLRKAFQDELEAAEFYRAMLLATRDMHIRDLLFEIMIDEMEHADRFSFIYPK, from the coding sequence ATGTTTCCTTATCACTATCCCACCGACCATCGGTCTCTGTTTGACAATTTTGGTAAGTTCTTGCGGGATGTGGAGAAGGCTGCCAATGATGAAGCACAGGCGGCGCTGTTTTATACGCAGCTAATGGATATGGCCGAGAAGGAATTTGACAAAGAGCAAATAAAACATGCCCGTGATGATGAAAGAAAGCATTTGTGCCAACTGCGCCGGTTATATTACAGTCTTACGGGCCGCTATCCGGCGGTAGAAGAGCCTGTTCCGACCGAGACCACTTATAAGGCTGGGTTAAGAAAAGCTTTTCAGGACGAATTGGAGGCGGCAGAGTTTTACCGGGCCATGCTGTTGGCGACCCGGGATATGCACATAAGGGACCTGTTATTTGAAATCATGATTGATGAGATGGAACACGCTGACCGGTTTAGTTTTATTTATCCAAAATAG
- a CDS encoding ABC transporter ATP-binding protein: MEGQKEVLRLNRVGFRKSEKTILQDISFSVLEGETVAIVGPSGAGKSTLLFLLNRLADPTEGSIYYLDKPLNCYPVLELRRQIGMVLQQPVLFPGTLRENILYGPFLAGRDRVVDLRKYIDLAGLGGIALDREVSELSGGEKQRVALARTLANEPAVLLLDEPTSALDPGSTDVVEKTVQLLKKKKRLSCVWITHNLEQARRISDKILVLINGRAAAFGDTETILTDPAYRQARAFLTSGKNRGE; this comes from the coding sequence ATGGAAGGGCAAAAGGAAGTCTTGAGATTAAATAGGGTTGGGTTTCGTAAGAGTGAAAAAACTATCCTGCAGGACATTAGCTTTTCAGTGCTGGAAGGTGAAACTGTTGCCATCGTCGGACCTTCAGGAGCGGGGAAGAGTACCTTGCTTTTTTTGCTGAACCGGCTGGCAGACCCCACGGAAGGCAGCATATATTATCTGGACAAACCGTTAAATTGCTATCCTGTTTTGGAACTGCGTCGGCAAATAGGCATGGTTCTGCAGCAGCCGGTCTTATTCCCGGGTACCCTTAGGGAAAATATCCTTTATGGGCCGTTTCTGGCAGGCCGGGATAGGGTAGTTGACCTGAGGAAATATATAGACCTGGCCGGTTTGGGCGGTATTGCACTGGACCGGGAAGTAAGTGAACTTTCAGGCGGGGAAAAACAACGGGTTGCCTTGGCGAGAACCCTTGCCAATGAACCGGCGGTCCTTCTCCTGGACGAACCCACCTCGGCCCTGGATCCAGGTTCAACAGACGTGGTGGAAAAGACTGTCCAGCTTTTAAAAAAGAAAAAACGTCTATCTTGTGTGTGGATTACCCATAACCTGGAGCAGGCCCGGCGTATCAGTGACAAAATCCTTGTGTTGATCAACGGCAGGGCAGCGGCTTTTGGAGACACTGAAACAATTCTGACGGACCCTGCTTATCGTCAGGCCAGGGCTTTTTTAACCAGTGGAAAAAATAGGGGGGAATAA
- a CDS encoding helix-turn-helix transcriptional regulator: MSPLVTITKNRNQHLLQKERELASKIRVGELDHVWDIFDDILMNIYRMELYNIEVIKVRVLELMLVLSRAAIDSGADYGKISEINHDFVTYIAGLKTIEGVSQFARQILQAYIESRPAKNPRGEELVQQVKEFILKNYHRRITLEDIAKSVHISQYYLSHLFKEVEGISVIEYLTKVRIEKAKILLRNPKYSIYEISEKLGFKEPSYFTRVFRSREGRTPSQFRKLG, encoded by the coding sequence ATGAGCCCTTTAGTCACTATAACTAAAAACCGCAATCAACATCTTTTGCAAAAGGAACGGGAACTGGCAAGCAAGATTAGGGTAGGAGAACTTGACCATGTCTGGGATATTTTTGATGATATACTTATGAATATATATAGAATGGAACTTTATAATATTGAAGTAATAAAGGTCAGGGTTTTGGAACTCATGCTGGTATTGTCCAGGGCGGCAATTGACAGTGGAGCCGACTACGGGAAAATTTCGGAGATAAACCACGATTTTGTAACTTATATTGCGGGCCTGAAAACGATTGAAGGCGTATCTCAGTTTGCCCGCCAGATTTTACAGGCTTATATCGAAAGTAGGCCAGCAAAAAACCCCAGAGGAGAGGAATTGGTACAGCAGGTTAAGGAATTTATTTTAAAAAATTACCACAGGCGAATTACCTTGGAGGACATAGCCAAATCTGTTCACATAAGCCAGTATTACCTGAGCCACTTGTTTAAAGAGGTTGAAGGGATTTCGGTAATAGAATATTTGACCAAAGTCAGGATAGAAAAAGCCAAGATACTTCTTCGCAACCCTAAATACAGTATTTATGAGATTTCAGAAAAACTGGGGTTTAAAGAGCCCAGCTACTTTACGAGGGTTTTCAGAAGCAGAGAAGGCAGGACGCCCAGCCAGTTCAGGAAACTAGGGTAA
- a CDS encoding 4Fe-4S binding protein → MSKKLSLTDWVWIILIVFLIAGWFYPPIGIVAVVCMAAPVVYGYVKGGRIWCGSFCPRGSFLGKIISRMSTRGKIPKLLTTDYVKNGILIFLLGNFAWGIYKAHGNPALIGLVFERLILITTFFAIVLGIKYQPRTWCSVCPMGTLSTFAVRARKKLDKHNKDKS, encoded by the coding sequence ATGAGTAAAAAACTGTCACTTACCGATTGGGTCTGGATTATTCTTATCGTTTTTTTAATAGCGGGCTGGTTTTATCCCCCTATCGGGATAGTAGCCGTTGTATGTATGGCCGCCCCCGTAGTATATGGTTACGTTAAAGGCGGCCGGATATGGTGCGGTTCTTTTTGTCCGCGGGGTAGTTTTTTGGGTAAGATAATAAGCCGCATGAGTACCCGTGGCAAAATCCCCAAACTACTTACCACAGATTACGTAAAAAACGGCATATTAATTTTTCTGTTGGGTAATTTTGCCTGGGGCATCTATAAAGCCCATGGCAACCCCGCCCTCATCGGCCTTGTTTTTGAACGGCTGATTTTGATTACAACCTTTTTTGCCATTGTACTGGGCATAAAATACCAACCCCGGACATGGTGCTCCGTTTGCCCCATGGGAACCCTGTCCACCTTTGCCGTGAGAGCCAGAAAAAAGCTGGACAAACACAATAAAGACAAAAGTTAA
- a CDS encoding DEAD/DEAH box helicase produces MLQCLQDLPFKPHQYQIETAHRILHQMDCRALIADEVGLGKTIEAGLVIKELVHQDKNRNILVLTPATLLHQWCDELYKKFDLNFWICRKGPWGWDYNFVIGSLDKAKRAEHREMLLSRFYDLVIVDEAHKLKNRKTENWKLVNDLKTRGLILLTATPLQNNLEEIYNLVSLVRPTLFRDYKSFLEYYQLHPKALMAELKDKLSDIMIRNLTRDQTEKKVQRRVQLIPIRLRPEEKQIYEALQELRGSFLRLTLTKEYCSSPSALYATLQNMGREELLPLLEECPLPMKLYHLQAILQKHPGKILVFTEYMQTQFFIGRWLNELGINFIHFNGKLRRNQKEYTKWLFQNKDYRVMICTDSGSQGLNFQFCNVIVNFDLPWNPMKVEQRIGRIDRLGQTADEVYVYNFVLQDTVEEKIFHILGSKIALFKECIGELDNILTGEEDTAENEKLLKSMLRL; encoded by the coding sequence TTGCTGCAGTGTTTACAGGATTTGCCTTTCAAACCACACCAATACCAGATCGAAACGGCACACCGCATACTCCACCAGATGGACTGCCGGGCCTTAATCGCCGATGAAGTGGGACTGGGCAAAACAATCGAGGCAGGACTGGTGATTAAAGAACTGGTTCACCAGGACAAAAACAGGAACATCCTGGTGCTCACCCCGGCAACACTGCTACACCAATGGTGTGACGAGCTCTATAAAAAATTTGACCTGAATTTCTGGATTTGCCGTAAAGGACCATGGGGTTGGGATTATAACTTTGTGATCGGTTCTCTCGATAAAGCCAAGCGGGCCGAACACCGGGAGATGCTACTTTCCCGTTTTTACGACCTGGTCATTGTCGATGAAGCACATAAGCTGAAAAACAGGAAAACTGAAAACTGGAAACTGGTCAATGACTTAAAAACCAGGGGATTGATATTATTGACTGCAACCCCACTGCAAAATAACCTGGAAGAAATCTATAACCTGGTCAGTCTGGTCCGCCCTACCCTTTTCAGAGACTATAAAAGTTTCCTGGAATACTACCAACTGCATCCCAAGGCCCTGATGGCCGAATTGAAGGATAAGCTGTCCGATATAATGATTCGCAATCTCACCAGGGACCAGACAGAAAAGAAGGTCCAGAGAAGGGTACAACTTATACCTATCAGGTTGCGGCCGGAAGAAAAACAGATCTACGAGGCCCTGCAGGAGCTCAGGGGGTCCTTTCTGCGCCTCACCCTGACCAAAGAGTATTGCAGCAGCCCTTCGGCTTTGTACGCCACTTTGCAGAATATGGGCCGGGAAGAACTACTGCCTCTGCTCGAAGAATGCCCCCTGCCCATGAAATTATATCATCTGCAGGCTATTTTGCAGAAACATCCAGGTAAAATCCTAGTCTTTACCGAATACATGCAGACGCAGTTCTTTATCGGGCGCTGGCTCAACGAATTGGGTATCAACTTTATCCATTTTAACGGCAAGTTAAGGCGCAATCAAAAAGAGTACACCAAATGGCTGTTTCAAAACAAAGATTACCGGGTCATGATATGCACCGATTCAGGAAGCCAAGGCTTAAACTTCCAGTTCTGCAACGTGATAGTAAACTTTGACCTGCCCTGGAACCCCATGAAGGTGGAACAGAGGATTGGCCGGATTGACCGACTGGGCCAAACCGCCGACGAAGTATACGTATATAATTTTGTGCTGCAGGATACGGTAGAAGAGAAGATTTTTCACATTCTGGGCAGTAAAATCGCCCTGTTTAAGGAATGTATCGGCGAACTGGACAACATTCTGACCGGCGAGGAAGATACAGCAGAAAATGAGAAACTGCTGAAATCCATGCTCAGGCTTTAA
- a CDS encoding citrate/2-methylcitrate synthase, with amino-acid sequence MSNKDYLEFIDELTVLAKTNNKINTENYTKYDVKKGLRNSNGTGVLVGLTEIGEVHGYIVDEEEVIPVEGRLTYRGINIQDIVNGFQKEGRHGFEEVCYLLLFGQLPNAEHLAKFRQMMGNYRILPEGFMRDMILKAPSKNIMNKLARSVLACYSYDPNPDDIRIKNVLRQSIELIARFPVFVAYGYQALAHYHKGQSMFIHKPRPELSTAENFLYMIRQTGEYTKTEADLLDLSLVLHAEHGGGNNSAFTTRVVSSTGTDTYSAIAAAVGSLKGPKHGGANLQVMKMMENIKEHVTDWTDEEEIEWYLEKILTREAFDKSGLIYGLGHAVYTLSDPRAVLLKKKAFDLAQEKNRLDEFNLYTTIEKLAPKVFVRVKKSKKHLCVNVDFYSGFVYDMLGIPSELCTPLFAISRIAGWCAHRLEELISVKTIMRPAYKSVVTRKEYVPLAERQ; translated from the coding sequence ATGAGCAATAAGGACTACCTTGAGTTTATTGACGAACTTACTGTACTAGCTAAAACCAATAATAAAATTAATACAGAAAATTACACAAAATACGATGTCAAAAAAGGTTTGCGCAACAGTAACGGAACAGGTGTATTGGTTGGGCTTACCGAAATCGGCGAGGTACACGGCTACATCGTTGACGAAGAAGAGGTAATCCCTGTTGAAGGGCGCCTTACTTACCGGGGGATTAATATCCAGGACATTGTTAACGGTTTTCAAAAAGAAGGGCGCCACGGTTTCGAGGAAGTTTGTTACCTGCTCCTTTTCGGCCAATTACCTAATGCCGAACACCTGGCTAAATTCCGGCAAATGATGGGTAATTACAGGATCTTACCGGAAGGCTTTATGCGGGACATGATTCTGAAAGCGCCCAGCAAAAACATCATGAATAAATTGGCCCGCAGTGTTTTGGCCTGCTATTCCTACGACCCCAATCCCGACGATATCAGGATTAAAAATGTCCTCAGGCAGAGTATTGAATTGATCGCCCGTTTCCCTGTTTTTGTGGCTTATGGCTATCAGGCCCTGGCCCATTACCATAAAGGGCAGAGTATGTTTATTCATAAACCCCGGCCCGAACTCAGTACAGCGGAAAACTTCCTATACATGATCAGACAGACGGGAGAATATACCAAAACAGAGGCTGACCTGCTTGATCTGTCACTGGTCCTGCATGCTGAACACGGTGGCGGGAATAACTCAGCTTTCACTACCCGGGTGGTGTCTTCCACCGGTACTGATACCTATTCAGCCATTGCCGCAGCTGTGGGTTCCCTGAAAGGGCCCAAGCATGGCGGAGCCAACCTGCAGGTTATGAAGATGATGGAAAATATTAAAGAGCATGTTACCGACTGGACCGATGAAGAAGAAATCGAATGGTACCTGGAAAAAATCCTGACCCGGGAAGCTTTTGATAAATCGGGGCTGATTTATGGCCTCGGGCATGCTGTTTATACCTTGTCAGACCCACGGGCGGTACTGCTGAAAAAGAAGGCTTTCGACTTGGCTCAGGAAAAAAACCGGCTGGACGAATTCAATCTCTATACTACTATAGAAAAACTGGCTCCCAAGGTCTTTGTGCGGGTAAAAAAGTCAAAAAAGCATCTCTGTGTAAATGTAGACTTTTATTCAGGCTTCGTTTACGATATGCTGGGTATTCCCAGTGAACTGTGTACACCGCTTTTTGCCATTTCCAGGATAGCCGGCTGGTGCGCCCATAGGCTGGAAGAACTCATCAGCGTAAAGACTATTATGCGACCGGCTTACAAAAGCGTAGTTACCAGAAAGGAATACGTGCCCCTGGCGGAGCGGCAGTAA
- a CDS encoding TIGR01212 family radical SAM protein (This family includes YhcC from E. coli K-12, an uncharacterized radical SAM protein.), giving the protein MRLAEGKRYNDYSSHLAEKFGGKVYKLPVNIPGTCPNRDGVLGHGGCIFCDEEGSGFECLPNTLTVREQIRENKKFFMKRFHAQKFIAYFQAFTNTYLPFDRFCSNMREAVEDEDIIGISVSTRPDCINDAYLDFVASLQRERNLAIDIELGLQTVNYHTLQKINRGHGLAEFIDAVLRIKQRGFAVVSHIILNLPWDDETDVIENAKILSALGVDYVKLHSLYIVKRTVLGDMYSRGEFKVISLEEYVRRVVTFLEYLDPAIVIQRLVGKGPQGNMYFCNWDTSWWKIKQLIEETMERLDTKQGAKFDYLNGKALFARKFMDRYS; this is encoded by the coding sequence ATGAGATTGGCAGAGGGAAAAAGGTATAACGATTATTCCAGCCACTTGGCTGAAAAATTCGGCGGAAAGGTTTATAAACTGCCTGTAAACATACCGGGAACGTGCCCGAACAGGGACGGTGTGCTGGGGCACGGTGGGTGCATATTTTGTGATGAGGAAGGGTCCGGTTTTGAGTGTCTGCCCAACACCCTCACGGTCAGGGAACAGATCAGGGAAAATAAAAAATTCTTTATGAAGCGTTTCCATGCGCAAAAATTTATTGCCTATTTTCAGGCCTTTACCAATACCTACCTGCCTTTTGACCGGTTTTGTAGCAATATGCGGGAAGCTGTTGAGGACGAAGATATAATCGGGATTTCTGTCTCCACCCGGCCTGACTGTATAAATGACGCTTATCTTGATTTCGTGGCCTCCCTGCAAAGGGAACGGAATCTGGCCATTGATATAGAATTGGGCCTACAGACAGTAAATTATCATACGCTGCAGAAAATCAACCGGGGGCACGGACTGGCGGAGTTTATAGATGCCGTGTTGCGAATCAAGCAGAGAGGATTTGCGGTGGTTAGCCATATCATCCTGAACCTGCCCTGGGATGATGAAACCGATGTTATCGAAAACGCAAAGATATTATCGGCCCTGGGGGTTGATTATGTTAAATTGCATTCCTTGTATATAGTGAAAAGGACGGTTTTGGGCGATATGTACAGTCGCGGGGAGTTTAAGGTTATTTCCCTGGAAGAATATGTGCGGCGGGTGGTGACTTTTTTGGAATACCTGGACCCGGCTATAGTCATCCAAAGGCTGGTAGGCAAAGGACCGCAGGGGAACATGTATTTTTGCAACTGGGACACGAGTTGGTGGAAGATCAAACAGTTGATCGAGGAGACGATGGAACGGTTGGATACCAAGCAGGGGGCCAAATTTGACTATTTAAACGGCAAGGCCCTTTTTGCCCGCAAATTTATGGACAGGTATAGTTAA
- a CDS encoding MBL fold metallo-hydrolase: protein MVLLGQKYTSFKSVNCLLAVVISVTFLVTGCVERPKDGKSPEITVYPIPGDNNAANSYIVSSGGKAAVIDAGKPAEIMSKLEKEKLLPIHVILTHGHFDHIIGLTALKEKYPSLEVFIHAADQYKPADPVKNLSALFGSRVKTGVQTVPLSGRSALKIGRVTLEIIETPGHSPGSICIKAGNLLFSGDTLFKGAVVGRTDFPDSSPEALTASLKKLLALPDNTVVYPGHGPSTTLGTEKENIISILDK from the coding sequence TAATTTCTGTAACCTTTTTGGTTACCGGGTGTGTAGAACGGCCGAAAGACGGAAAAAGCCCGGAAATAACGGTATATCCAATCCCCGGAGACAATAACGCTGCCAACAGTTACATTGTCAGCAGTGGCGGCAAAGCTGCCGTAATCGATGCCGGAAAACCGGCAGAAATTATGTCCAAATTGGAAAAAGAAAAACTCTTGCCCATTCATGTAATCCTGACCCACGGGCATTTTGACCATATCATCGGCCTTACTGCTCTCAAAGAAAAATATCCTTCATTAGAAGTCTTTATCCATGCGGCTGACCAATACAAGCCGGCGGACCCGGTGAAAAACCTGTCCGCTTTATTTGGGTCCAGGGTAAAAACCGGAGTGCAAACCGTTCCATTGTCGGGGCGGTCTGCCCTTAAAATAGGTCGCGTCACTCTGGAAATCATAGAGACGCCGGGGCATTCGCCGGGCAGTATCTGCATTAAGGCCGGCAATCTCCTGTTCAGCGGCGATACCCTCTTCAAAGGCGCAGTAGTGGGCCGTACAGATTTCCCCGACAGCAGCCCCGAAGCTTTAACTGCTTCACTAAAAAAACTCCTAGCCCTCCCGGATAACACAGTGGTTTATCCGGGGCACGGTCCGAGCACCACTCTTGGTACCGAAAAAGAAAACATTATTTCTATTTTGGATAAATAA
- a CDS encoding multidrug effflux MFS transporter produces MAIVLGALTALGPLSIDMYLPALPGLARDLHTTASLAQLSLTSFLLGLALGQLLAGPFSDIRGRRVPLLGGLIIYSVSSLLCALSPSAWMLIVLRFLQGLAGAAGIVIARAIARDLYSGSKLTKFVSRLMLVNGAAPVLAPIAGGQLLRFTSWHGVFVVLTVVGISLFMAVFFWIPETLPVASRARGGIGNTLGVLRQLVCDRTFMGYALAQGMVSAAMFAYISGSPFVLQNIFGVSPQMFSLLFAINSFGIIIAGQVTGRLAGIVSETKLFTTGIGISFLGGISLLVAILTKAGLFPILPPLFMVVSSVGIVGSAGFSLAMQNQGHAAGSASGLLGVLSFILGAFAAPLVGLGGSHTAIPLGVVIAAAGFGSVLCYMFLIRRRIAKV; encoded by the coding sequence ATGGCCATAGTGCTGGGCGCATTGACCGCATTGGGGCCGTTATCCATTGATATGTATCTACCGGCCTTGCCTGGGCTGGCCAGGGATTTGCATACCACTGCATCCCTCGCGCAATTAAGCTTGACTTCTTTTCTCTTAGGATTAGCATTAGGACAATTACTGGCCGGGCCTTTCAGTGATATACGCGGGCGCCGTGTACCATTACTCGGTGGGCTTATAATCTATTCGGTTTCATCGTTGCTGTGTGCTCTTAGCCCTTCTGCCTGGATGCTGATTGTGCTGCGGTTCCTGCAAGGCCTGGCGGGAGCTGCGGGTATAGTAATAGCCCGCGCCATTGCCAGGGATCTTTATTCGGGGTCAAAGCTAACCAAATTTGTTTCCCGTTTAATGTTGGTTAACGGTGCCGCACCGGTCCTTGCACCCATTGCGGGGGGCCAGCTTTTGCGGTTCACCTCCTGGCACGGAGTGTTTGTTGTTTTGACTGTTGTGGGGATTAGCTTATTTATGGCAGTTTTTTTCTGGATACCTGAGACACTGCCTGTTGCAAGCCGGGCCAGGGGAGGGATCGGCAACACCTTAGGAGTATTGCGCCAATTGGTTTGCGACCGCACTTTTATGGGATATGCATTAGCTCAAGGCATGGTTTCTGCGGCCATGTTTGCCTATATTTCCGGTTCGCCTTTCGTTCTGCAAAATATTTTCGGTGTTTCACCGCAGATGTTCAGCCTGTTATTTGCAATTAACAGCTTTGGAATTATTATTGCCGGTCAGGTTACCGGCAGACTGGCGGGGATAGTCAGTGAAACCAAACTGTTTACCACGGGAATTGGAATATCGTTTTTAGGAGGTATTTCGCTTCTTGTCGCAATATTGACTAAGGCAGGATTATTCCCCATTTTACCACCTTTGTTTATGGTAGTTTCGAGTGTTGGGATTGTGGGCTCTGCAGGTTTTTCGCTGGCCATGCAAAATCAGGGGCATGCGGCAGGCAGCGCATCGGGGTTGCTTGGAGTGCTCTCATTTATTTTAGGCGCTTTCGCCGCCCCACTTGTCGGTCTTGGCGGGAGCCATACAGCCATACCTCTTGGTGTAGTGATTGCTGCCGCCGGCTTTGGGTCAGTTCTGTGCTATATGTTTCTAATACGCCGGCGAATAGCCAAGGTTTAA
- a CDS encoding ABC transporter permease produces MSNAALLASSGLVLFTLLISYWQHLKLEKEIFIGTVRAVVQLFVIGFVLKYIFDLNDWRFTLAMLFVMTVVASVNAAKRGKGIPRVLFITTSAILAGASITLAILITVQAIAFVPSETIPVAGMVIGNSMAATGLTLTRLRQAIEEKRWEIITSLSLGATPRQAVVGSLQKAIKMGMMPTIDSLKTMGIVQLPGMMTGLILAGTNPVIAVRYQIMVVFMISAAVSISCFVASTLAYRSFFTAAYQLRTDLLTK; encoded by the coding sequence GTGAGCAACGCGGCGCTTTTAGCATCTTCGGGATTGGTTCTTTTTACCCTGCTTATTTCATATTGGCAACACCTAAAATTAGAAAAAGAAATTTTTATCGGTACGGTCCGGGCAGTTGTGCAACTGTTTGTGATCGGGTTTGTTCTCAAATACATATTTGACCTCAACGACTGGCGGTTCACGTTAGCGATGCTGTTTGTTATGACCGTTGTAGCCTCAGTAAATGCCGCCAAAAGAGGGAAGGGCATTCCCAGAGTACTTTTTATTACCACTTCCGCCATTCTGGCAGGAGCCTCCATTACCCTTGCCATTCTTATAACTGTACAGGCAATTGCTTTTGTTCCCTCAGAGACTATCCCCGTGGCCGGCATGGTGATCGGCAATTCCATGGCTGCTACAGGCCTGACGTTGACTCGTTTGAGACAGGCTATCGAAGAAAAACGCTGGGAGATTATCACTTCTTTATCTCTGGGAGCGACGCCCAGGCAGGCTGTTGTCGGTAGCCTGCAGAAAGCAATTAAAATGGGCATGATGCCAACCATTGATTCCCTGAAAACAATGGGTATTGTCCAGTTACCGGGCATGATGACGGGTTTAATACTGGCCGGGACAAATCCCGTTATTGCCGTACGCTATCAAATCATGGTGGTGTTTATGATCAGCGCGGCTGTGAGTATATCCTGCTTTGTGGCAAGTACATTGGCTTACCGCAGTTTTTTTACCGCTGCTTATCAATTACGAACTGATTTGCTTACCAAATAA